In the genome of Notamacropus eugenii isolate mMacEug1 chromosome 5, mMacEug1.pri_v2, whole genome shotgun sequence, one region contains:
- the LOC140507660 gene encoding tripartite motif-containing protein 43-like: MLVAGIEEEAEGICAICWNVVSKTIIIDCGHHACWSCLRKKSFLPFCCPTCWEFSHLRTLQADIAMHSEGEGMCELHRQDQKLFCESGKMLLCVACSKSEPHEDHIHWPIAVAALGYRKMIQTHLGILVCQVKEIQKLLFHEKERSLTWTVGWTDHQDISRKNFEEKIQEIGEYLKNKEKTGTAEVEELIMGTGNEKFIKLYQKLKEMEAAQEHDIMEQKKKWEAMMSRKSSFLTDKITELEEKNQKSNIELLQDVSDTFERIFVKTNLKPFIPHMDPLYLNVATEFLKLFHASGLSQSCNFYNFSEENKSTLTFVPDSSGKTYAVHTTGNLQADSIRMVAFLLRTSPPERILEERECTKTITPFWTAVFEG; the protein is encoded by the exons ATGCTTGTAGCTGGGATTGAAGAAGAGGCAGAGGGTATTTGTGCCATCTGCTGGAATGTGGTCTCAAAAACAATCATCATTGACTGTGGACATCATGCTTGCTGGTCTTGTCTCAGGAAAAAAAGCTTTCTGCCTTTCTGTTGTCCTACATGCTGGGAATTCTCCCACCTGAGAACTCTTCAGGCTGACATTGCCATGCACTCTGAAGGAGAAGGCATGTGTGAGCTGCACCGGCAAGATCAGAAGCTGTTTTGTGAGAGTGGCAAGATGCTACTTTGTGTGGCCTGCTCTAAATCAGAGCCTCATGAGGATCACATACACTGGCCCATTGCAGTGGCTGCTCTGGGTTATAGG AAGATGATCCAGACACATCTTGGAATCTTGGTCTGCCAggtaaaagaaattcagaaacttCTATTTCATGAGAAGGAGAGATCCCTGACATGGACTGTGGGGTGGACT GACCATCAAGATATATccagaaaaaattttgaagaaaaaatacaagaaataggGGAATACctgaagaataaagagaagactGGGACAGCAGAAGTAGAGGAACTCATAATGGGGACAGGCAATGAGAAGTTCATCAAACTCTATCAGAAGCTGAAAGAGATGGAAGCTGCCCAGGAACATGACATAATGGAGCAAAAGAAGAAGTGGGAGGCCATGATGTCCAGAAAAAGCAGCTTTCTTACAGACAAAATAACAGAATTGGAGGAAAAGAACCAGAAATCAAATATAGAACTTCTACAG gATGTGAGTGATACATTTGAAAG GATTTTTGTAAAAACGAATCTGAAACCTTTCATTCCTCATATGGATCCTTTATATCTCAATGTGGCAACTGAATTTCTAAAACTCTTTCATG CATCTGGACTGTCACAGAGCTGTAATTTCTACAacttttcagaagaaaacaagagcACTCTCACCTTTGTACCTGACTCCTCAGGAAAGACATACGCTGTTCATACTACCGGCAATCTTCAAGCTGACTCCATTAGAATGGTAGCATTCTTACTGAGGACTTCACCTCCGGAAAGaattcttgaagaaagagaatgtaCAAAAACAATCACCCCTTTTTGGACTGCCGTTTTTGAGGGATAA